TTCAGTCAGAGGACCGTCCTGCACCTTGATGGAGAAAAATTCAAGCTCCTCATCCCAAGACGGGCTGGCAATTGAATACGCGCGGTAAACAGGCTTTTCAGCATTCGGCAGGCCAATCATCACAAACTCGCCGGACCGGAACCGGAAAGAGCTTGGACGCGTAATGCGAAACTTGAACAGGCGGTCCGTGTAATGCTTTACCGAGACAACTTTCTCGGCGAAAACACCTGCAGGAGTGGGGAAATCGGTCTTAACGTCCTGCTCAAGCGCAGGAGCTGGGGCCAACACTGTGTCGCTCATTTGCAATCCCTAGAATGTTTGATTGGGCCAAAGTCCCGATGCTTGGCCAATTGTTGCCTTCGCTTTATCCGAGCAAGTGGAGGGATGGCAACAGGCTTGTAAGTAAATTATCTGAAATTTGATACAAAGAGCGCTATTTGGCGCCAATACCAGCTTTGGTTTACTGGGTTTTTACGTACATATAAGTTGCAGGAGAGCAAGACATGTTCAGTCCTCCTGTGATTAAGAATGGAACGCAGAAGATGAAACAAGGAATCTCCAAGTGAGAGCGGACCAGAATAAAGCGGCCTATGAAAAGCGAATACAACGGGTTTTTAGATACATCTTCAACAATCTAGATGGAGATTTGAGTCTGGATACACTGGCAGATGTCGCGTGCATGTCTCGCTTCCATTGGCACCGTGTTTTCCAGTCAATGACAGGAGAACCACTTGCTGCTGCTATCCGCCGGATCAGATTGAGCCGTGCGTCAGTTGATCTCCTGCAAACGAATGATGCGATTGCAGAAATCTCGGTTCGCTATGGGTATCCAACTGCTCAGAGCTTCACGCGGGCGTTTAAAGCCGAATATGGTTTGGCTCCGGGAGGGTTCCGAGATAACGGGAATGCACCTATTGTTTTTGCCCCCAAGGATGAAGGCGTATTTTCAATGCACCAGATTCACATAAAAGAAATGCCAGAGCAAACAATGCTCGCACTGGCCAATAAAGGGCCCTACCACGATCTCGGCATGACGTTTGGGAATCTTGTCGCGATGCTGGTTTCTCGTGGGCTCATCGGTCAAGCAGGACCATTTGCCGGTATCTACTATGATGACCCGGGCATCGTGCCAGCTGAGGAGCTGCGCTCACATGCTGGCGCTATTTTCCAAACACTGCCGGAAACGCATGACGGGTTTGAAACTCTGCGTATTCCAGCTGGCCGTTTTGCAGTGTTAAGACACAAAGGACCCTATGCGGGCCTCAAAGTTGCTTACATGTATTTATTCGGAGAATGGCTCCCGTCCTCAGGCGAGGAGGCGGCAAATACTCCTTGTTACGACATCTTTCACAACAGCCCAACCAACACTGCCCCGGAAGACCTTATCGTCGACGTCTGTCTGCAATTGGCATAATTAGAGCTGCTGGCGAATGACTAAATGTCATTCGCGCTGGTGCTTTGCAAGACAAACTAGTTTTGAAGAATATTACCTTCTTCCTGCGTCTCTTGCTTTTCATTTATGTCGCCGTCTTTGTTGATCTCTTTGATACATGCCTGTTGGTCTGCTGCAGATAAACTTGAAAAACCAAAATTGGGTGCATATCCGAGCGGATCAGCATTCGCGCCACCTGAACGGTATTTCTCTGCAATATCCGGGCAATCAGTCATGGGACTTACGATATCCGGGTAGTCACCTTTTAGCGGATCAGCATCTGCGTCAGCTCCCAAAACGTCGGCAGAGTTGTCTGTCTGGGCATAAACAAGACCGGCCATCAGCATAAAACTAAGGCTCGTTAGTATAAGTATTCGAAACTTGCCGCGCATGACTTTCACTCCGATTTTTTGTGCAGTAATCATAATGCATTGATTAAACAACAAAATTCGTAAGGTAGAGTGTGTACGATACTTTCAATTCCCCGTAACAAAGTAAGATATACATGCGCCAGATGGTGTGCTGCGTCCTTTACAACTAGTTAACCTATGCGTAAGTTTGGCTTTCGCCACGGGAAGATGGGTACACCTATCAGGCGAGAAACGGAGGGGGCATGCTGAAAAAGATTGGTTATGGGGTATTAGCTGTTGTTGTTTTGTTAGCAGCTGGGGCTTTTTACTTTCGGCAGGATATAGCCGAAATTAGAGCGGTGATGGCATACGCTGATGCTTTTAAACCGGAAAATATCGATCAGAAATTCCGCAGTCTTTATAAAGAATACGCCAGTGTTTCTGTAAAGCCAGAAAGCCCGGTTTATGAACTGCCGCGCAAATTTCGGGCGGACCCGATGCCAGCGTCCTTTGCTTACAAGGGAAATATGGCATCTACCTCAGATTTTATTCTCGATTCCCACACCACAGGTTTAGCGATCATGCAGAATGGTAGGCTGATCCACGAGTATTATGATCGAGGTAATACTGCGGAAACCCACGCCATTCAAATGTCTGTTTCCAAATCGATGGCATCCATTCTAGTAGGTGTTGCGCTGGATGAAGGGCTCATTGAAAGCGTCGATGACCAGGTGGTGAAATATGTTCCAGAACTCAAAGGCACCGCCTATGACGGGGTTCGATTGAAGGATGTCCTTGAGATGTCCTCCGGTGTGCGCTGGAACGAAGATTACGCTGATCTGAAGTCAGACATTGTTCAATCTGTTGTTGCCATTCTGCTTGGCTCTCAAGATAAGTTCACGAAGGACGTTCCGCGTGAATTTGAACCGGGAACCTACAATCGTTACTCCTCAATTGACACGCACGTCGTTGGCTGGGTGCTGAGGGGGGCGACTGGCAAGCCCTATGAAGAATGGTTCCGCGAAAAGCTCTGGTCAAAGATTGGTCCAGAAGCGCCTGCGGAAATCATGGTTGATCAGGAAGACCAGCCTGTTGTTTTCGGTGGTGTTAATATTCGCCTCAGAGATATGCTTCGGGTTGGAATGGTTCTGGCACGTGGCGGCATGAACCACAAAGGCGAGCGTATCGTTTCCCAAGAGTGGATCAAGACCTCTGTAACGCCGGATGATCCACGTTTGATGCCGGGCTTTAACAACCCGCAAAGCGAGTCACCGCTCGGCTACAAATATCAATGGTGGTTACCGTTGGAATCTGATCAAGGCGACTTTGTTGCAATCGGTATCCATGGGCAATTCATCTACGTCAATCCCGCCCGAAACGTCGTGATTGCAAAAACCTCCACGTTCCCAGACTATCAGGGCAACAAAGAAATGATCAAGCTGAAGTCAATTGCCTTGTTTCAGGCGATCGCCCGACATTTGAGTGATGTGCCGAATTCTTAAAGAAGGCTGACTCCAGTCGGTATTAGATCTCAAGACCTGTTCGCACAACACAGCTCGGTGCGAGCAGGCATCAGATTAGAAATACCACCCTAAATGTTCAAGCTAATTCTCAAGTAACTAATCTGTTGAATTAATATATTTCGCTGATTGATCCAAGTTAATGAATTTAATAAATTGTTAAAATAAAGTAATTGGTAATTATAACAATACACACATTCATTACTAGAGATGATCGAGACTTGAAATGCTCAAGTATATAATTTTTGTATGCACACTGCTTGCCCCAACTACTTCTTTTGCTGATGATGGCACAGGCAATGGAAATTGGGACGGATTTCAACTCGGTATAAGCGGCGGCATCGGGATTATGTCGGGCAGTGATGACATCGGAAATGAGCAGTCGCTTAGTTCTGGCATCGCAGGTGTATTTGCGGGATATAGCCATTCATTTAATCGCGTAGTCGTCGGCTTGGAAGCGGATGTAAACCTTTCCAACTTCACAAGTTCAACGAATGCTTCCCGATCAAAAGCACAGTGGAACGCGATCGGTACAGCTCGCATTGGCTACGATGTTGGTGGTATCTTGCCTTATCTCTCTATTGGTATTGGCTTGCTGGCTATGAAATAACACGCTTCGCTGATGGACAGGAAGCAGATAATACACATGTCGGATTCGTCGCGGGCGCAGGGTTGGAAGCCAAGATCACGGACTACATTTCAGCACGCATTGACTACAAGCATTTAGAAATGAGCGAGGAAACTTATCAGTTTGATGGTTTCACCCCTTTCCGCGTTGATGGCCGCCAAGATCTATTTTCTCTCGGCGTAGCTTATAATTTTTAGTCTGGAACCACAAAAAAAGCGATGCTTGCCAACATCGCCTTTTTTGTGCTGATAGACTGGAACTTGGTGTTCCAGCCTCTTCGTTCGGTAAGTTGGCTCCAGCTGGGAAGCCAACCCTCTTCTTGAAAATGAAAGCTGTGATTATGCTGGTTGACCAGTTGCTGCCAGAAGAACTTCACGGATGTTGACGTTCTGCGGCTGCTGGTAAACAAACATCACTGCATTTGCGACGTCCTGTGGGTTCAGCACACCACCCATCTCTTTTTTCCACTGGTCGTAGCCATCTTTGATGTCCTGCGATGTGGTGTGAGACAGCAGTTCAGTTTCCACTGCGCCGGGAGCAATGGTCATGACGCGGACGCCATCAGCAGCAACTTCTTCACGCAGGTTTTCACTGATTGCGTGAACAGCAAACTTTGTTCCGCAATATGCAGCATGGGCCGGGAACGTTTTACGGCCAGCAATGGAGCTGACGTTGATGATGGAACCACCACGGCGGGCTTTCATGCCAGGCAAAACGGAATGGATGCCATTGAGAACACCTTTGATGTTCAGGTCGATCATGCGATCCCACTCGGATGGGTCCTGAGTTGCAAGCTCACCCAGCAGCATACAGCCTGCATTGTTGACGATTGCATCTGCTGGTCCGAATTTTTCTTCGGCTTCTTTGACGGCAGCAACCAGCTGGTCGCGGTGGGTTACGTCAACACCGCGGCACAAAGCGTTTGGAAGGCCAAGTGCTTCCATCTGTTCCACACGACGTGCAACGAGCAACAGGGGATGACCTGCATCGCTGAATGATTTCGCGATTGCCGCACCAATACCAGAACTTGCACCTGTGACGACGATGAGTGGCTTTGTCATTTTATTATCCTGCCTAGCTAAAATTTCGTTGAGCAAGTTTGCCTTGCGTTGTGTTGCAGCAATTGTACGAGAAGGATCGTTCTGATAAATGGGGGTAATTCGAAATGATTGTTAGGTTTAAATGAACAATATCTATTGGAATGGTTTGCGTTCGTTTTTGGCCGTAGCGGAACATGGCAGTTTCACCTTAGCGTCGGATGAAACAGGCTTGTCAAAAGCGAGTTTAAGTCAACAAGTCAGCCAGCTTGAGGCGCATTTGGATGTGCAGTTGCTCTACCGGACCACACGCAAATTACGGCTCACCGAAATTGGAGAGCGGTATTATGAGATGTGCAAAACCGGAGTGAAGCAGATCCAGGATGCCTCTGACCTAGCGTCACAAGCAACTGATAGTCTTACCGGTTCCATCAAAATGAATGCCGTTGGCGGGATGATTGGTGAAGACCTCATTGCCCCACTGGTTATTCAGTATCAGAAGGAAAATCCTGGCATTGAGGTCAAACTGGATTTCTCCAGTATCCGGGTCGATTTGTTGGAGAGTGATTATGATCTGGTGTTGAGAATGGGAGATCTGGAGGACAGCACGCTCATTGCGCGGAAATTACACACCATCACCACGCGATATGTAGCCTCTCCAAGTTTTGTGAAGGCTCACCCCAAGATCAAACATCCCTCCGATTTGAAGAAGCTGGCGTTCATCTCCGGCAGTGTGCAGGATTGGATATTTGTGCGCGCTGATGAAGAGGTTGTTGTACAGGCGGACAGTGGTTTCCAGATCTCAAATGGGCGTGTGATGTGCCGGGCTGCTTGCGCCGGGCTGGGAATTGCCCGGCTCTCTGACGTTTACACGGACTCTGCGATTAAACATGGAGATTTGACGGAGGTTCTCGCTGGGTGGAACCAGACAACGCCCCTGTGGTTGGTCAGTCCTCCCACGCGCCACCAGCTCCATCGTGTGCGTGAGCTGATGAATTTTCTGGCTTCAAATTTTGGCAGGCTTTATCAGGAAATTTTGCGTTAACGGCGGTAGGTGCCGACAAATCCATCTGGTACCAGTGCGCCTGAAGGGCCGGAGTTAGGATCTTGAACGCCAACGGGAATAAACACGCGTTGAATGATAATTTCCCGACTATCGGGCGAAGGTGTGCCGGGCAATACAGCACCGCGTGTGGTCTTAAAGCCTTCCAGTTTGCAAATTAGGGATTTCTTCTCATAGCCAGCCGGAACGACCATCGGTCCCGGTGTGTGCGTCACGAATATAGAAGAGCGGTGACCCTGCAGATAGCAAAGAGCACCATCCGGCGTTGTATTCACCGTAATCAGCGTCGCACCTTCCGGGATCTCAACGGTGGGTGTGTAGGCCTTGGGCAGTCGCTCTTCGTTAGATAAACACCCAGCAAGTGTAAATGCACACAGAGCAAATGTGATTCTAGCTGTTCTGCCTATCAACTGTTGTCCCTCAAATTCCAGATGATTGAAACTAAAGGGACTAAGGATAGAGAAAAACCCGCCAAATCAACCTAGGTCGCCTTGTTGGGTGGATGCTAGATAACCCCATACATTCCGCCAGCCAGCACACCATGATGTGCTGGCTGAAAAGTCGCTTGGCTCAACTCCGAGCCTTCGGCTTATTGATCGTCACGACACTCTGGAGGCAGCACCTCTGTGTTTTGTGTGTCCAGAAAATGATCAAAGCTGTGAGAGCCTTGCAGAGATTCCACCTGCTCATAGGCAGCGTTGGATTGTGACACCATAGCCTCCAGGAATTTCACCCGATCTGCCGACAATGGTGTTGCTATCAGATGATCTGTCTGATTACGGGACAGCTCCGAAATGAACCCGGTAAAGGAGCCGCTTTTCTTAACGCCTTCCAGCACTTTTGCAGATGGTGTAAGGCTCGTGTCTTCAAACTTGGCCGCTTGCGCATTCAGGGCATCGGTATGGCCTGTACAGCCGTAAACACCATCCATAATTGTTGCCGTTGCACGCATATCTTCAAGAATTTCAAGCCCAACCTGCTTCAGCTCTTTCCCTTCCGGGCCGTAGGTCGGCAACACAAGGTTTGGCAACCGGCCTTGCCAGGCAACAAGACGTTGCTGCTCATTCAATGCCTGCTGTTCATCTGAGGAGATGCAGGGAGAAGGGGCCAGTGCCATATGGGTGAGGTAGGTATTCAGGAAGTAGGCTTGCTGCTCACAGATCCCAATTGGATTGAGTGGATTGATATCAAGAGAGCGAAGCTCGATGTATTCAACACCGCGCCGACAAAGTGCCGCGATTGGACGCTCGCCTTCTCTCGTGTTCCGCTTTGGGCGAGCGGAGCCGTAAAGCTCGTTTTCCAACTGGAGCTGGTGCGTGTTGATCTGTTTGTAGTCGCCTTCCTCAAACACACCAATCTGCTCGTATTGACGCTCAGAGGTTGCAAGTGCGGTGCGTAACCCCTCCAGATAGTCACAAATGGAATTGTAATGGATGTCCAGCTCGCTTTGCACGACACTGGTATAACCCAGATCACTCATACGCAAAGATGTGGCGTACTCACCAAAGTAAGTGTCCTCACCCAACATGGAAAGGGTTGGATGCGCGCCAGACATATAACTCTGGTCAACAGCTGGGGATGCACCAAACAGATACAAAATTAACCAGCCATGGCGCTGCAAATTCCGGATCAGACCCAAGTATCCTGCACTGCGGAAATCCTGAAGGCTTACACCGGCTGTGCACTGCTTATGAAAGACTTGCCACATGTTATCAGCGAGCGAGAAATTGTAGTGGATGCCCGAGATTGTCTGCATCCGCTTTCCATAGCGGTGCGCCAATCCCTTGCGATAAAGCGTTTTAATCTGCGCAGCGTTGGAGCTGCCGTATTCGGCAATCCGAATGCTTTCATCCCCCGCAATTTCTGGTGGCATGGAAGCATTCCACATGTACTCGCCAGCTGCCGCGTTGCGCGCAGTAAAGGCATGCAGCTCTTTCAGGAAATCAAGACTCTCCTTCACAGAGTGAAGTGGAGGAGTGATGAACTCCAACTGAGCCTCGGAAAAGTCAGTGGTAATGAATTTGTGCGTGAGAGTTTTCCCGAGCGCTTTTGGGTGGTCACGCAATGAAATATAATTGTCAGCGCCCACGCGCAGGGCTTCTTTTTCGATGCCCACACGTAGTTCAGCAAGGCCTTTACAAGCGTCGCTATCGGTTAGTAGCTCCAGCGTGGCTTTACTCAGTTTTGTCATTCTCAATCCGTCTATATTCGAAGAAATATTCTCTGCACTCAAACTATGCGAAAAAACCGTCTACTTTTTCTCTCTCATAGATACTTCGTAATTCCGAGGATGCAAGAGTACAAAGCCTATCGAATTTCCCGTAGGGTTTTGTATGCAAAACTTATCATTAATCTGTGAACGGAATTTACTGCAGATTTATCAATTCGTTCTCGCTTTTCAAAACGGCCGATTTAGGAATATCTAAAGAGACTCAAACCAATTTAATCCCATAGGATTTATTTTCCTGTGGATTTTGATTGAATAATTCTGGCCTGGCCCCCAACTTCACCCCCGGTGGTTAAGTGGATCCGTCGATAGTAATTGTGCGGCCAGTTTTTCCAACCCATTTTTCGCTGAGAATACCGCTAGTGTTATGTTTCCCAAGGATGAATGTGGTCGTTGAGAATTGTAGTCTGCTTGCCAATCTCAGCTTATTGTAGCCAGCCAGCAACTGTGGAGCAGGCGAGAATGAGCTTGTTGGTGATCGCGGCGCTGCCGGCGCCCCGAAGTCGCAGCAATGTAAAGCGGCTATATGCGTTGACCAGATCGGTGGCGGCGGCCTCTAGCTTGGGCGCATCGATATGCTTAGCATTGATACGACGAAGCGCCCCGGCGCTTGTGTCAATGCTGAGTCAAATTTCCCCACATGTGCTGGACGGAAAGTCCTCAGTTTGAGTATTTGGTGACCAGCCTTGTCTGTGGGTCTAACTCTCCTTTTTGGGTGGCCTGCCGCGTCGTTTTGGTGGTGGAGGTGGAGCTATTGAAGCGTTAGCCCGTACGTGCTCTGGCATGAGGTCCGCATGGCTGCGCAACCGATAACTAGCACCTTCGATCTGGATGACGACGGCATGATGCAAAAGCCGATCGAGAAGGGCTGTGGCAATAACGCGATCACCAAAGATCTCACCCCATTCCGCAAAGCCACGGTTTGAGGTGAGGATCATGGATCCCTTTTCATATTTGGCATTGACGAGCTGGAAGAACAAGTTTGCTCCCCCATTGGTAATTGGCAGATAACCGATTTCATCGACGATTAGCAGTGAAGTTCGTGCAAAGAAGCGTAGTTTCTCAGTCAACCGCCCTTCTTTTTCAGCTTTTGCCAAGGCTTCGATGAGGTGAGCTAAAGCAATGCGATACACCCGTTTACCCGCTTTAACGGCTGCAACCCCAAGAGCAGTTGCCAGATGGCTCTTTCCTGTACCAGGTGGACCGAGAAAGTGTACCACTTCATTGCGAGTGATGAACTCCAGTTCGGCTAGAGCCATGATGCGATCCCTGTCCAGCGAGGGCTGGAAGGTAAAGTCGAAGCTTTCCAGTGTTTTTATCGGAGTAAGCCGCGCTGTCGTCAGGGCGACGCCGATACGGCGGCCCTCGCGTGTTGAATATTCTTCATTGAGCAGAGAATCCAGGGCCTCCAGTGCCGTGAGTTCCCCTTGTTCCAATTGGCTCAGCGTGTGGTCGAGCACCTCTAAAGCCCGCGGCATTTTTAAGCCTACCAGTGAAGACTGAATGCGTTTACTGAGCGAACTCATGGCTTACCTCCAGTACTGGCAAGTCGTTGGCCTACCGCTTCATAGAACTCCAGTGGGCGTTGGTTTACACCGCTGTGTTTGGTTGGCTCCGCAGCCAGACGACGGCGCTGTGTTGCCCGTGGAGGAGCCTTGCGATGGCATGGATCAACCCGGCGCTGGTTCTTTCCCTCCATGACCGGATGGGTGGCGATGAGCTGACCGTTTTCATAGATGCGCACCTCTTGCGGGTGATGCTGGACTTCGACCATCCGTTTCTTAACGGTGTCCGGCACTGAATAAAGATTACCTCCAACGGAGACCATGCCATCACGCGTGACCCGCCGCTCCACCAGTAAAACAGCATCATAAGGGTGCGCTGGCAAAGGGATCAGAGCGGGCTGTTCCTCTCCAAAGACCTCGCCCACCACACGGTTGGTGGTGGCATGAACACGGGCATTGGCAATTTCCTTGCACCAGCGTGTGAACTGGGCATTAAGATCGTCCAGATCGCGGAACGTACGACCAAGGAAGAAATCCTGCCGGATGTAACGAAATGGCCGCTCCACCTTGCCCTTGGTTTTGGCCCGGTAGGGCTGGCAGGCATCCGGCTGAGCGCCATAATGGTCCAGAAGAGCGACAAGAGCAGGATTAAAAAGAACAGTGCCATCTGGCTCCTCTCCCAGAACGGCTGTCTTCATGCGATCATACAGGACTTCCAGTGTCGCTCCGCCGAAGACCTCAAAGGCCGCGATATGACAACGCAGGACTGTCTCTAGTTTTTGATTGGCACAATAGCGCCCCCACAAAAACCGTGAATTACTCAGCACCATTGAAAACAAAAAGACTTTTCGCACCACATCTGGTTCACTGGTGAACTCCACCTGAAACTCAGCAAAATCTACCTGTGCCTGCTGGCCTGGTGCTGTCTCAAAGCGCCGTTCAAATGCATGCGGAGGAGCTGGACGGATCAGGCGAAGATATTCCGTTACAGTGGAGTAACCGCCCTTAAACCCCAGTGTCTTCAGCTCACGAAGCAAGCGCCGGGCAGATAGACCGGGAAACCGCTCCAGTCGCTCAAGTAAATAGCCTTTGTATTCCTCCAGTACACGCCCGTCACGCTGGCGGGGGCCGTAGACAGGAGCTTCAAGGCCTTGGTGTAAGTATTTGCTGACCGTCTTTCTATCCAGCCCGGCTTTGCGCGCTATGGCACTTACAGACAGTCCCTGCTGCTTCAAATTATGGATCATTACGATCTTCCCTAGATTGACCACTCCTCCACACCCCTTCTTTCCAACAGGAACGTAGAGGAGAGTTTGGCCAACTTTTGTTTGAAGGGGCATGCCCCTTCAAACAAAAGTCAAAGCTGAAAAAGTGGGGAATTTTCAACCAGCGCTTTTGGGGAGAATACATCCAGCACTGACAGCTTGCTATATCGGGTGCGTGACGCGCGGTTTGCCCGGGACCAAGGTTGCAGCCATAGCCGAAGACCGTGAGAACATAGCGTTGTTCCGCGTTGGAAGGTTTTGGACTCGTGCCAGATGGCGGTCTAAAATGACGGGTGTAGCTGGTCTCGCACGTGGCATTTTTAAGAATATCGAGCAAATGCCGTTCACCCATACGGCTGTGAACCTCTTTTTCAAAGGCACCCAACCCTTCAGACTGCGGTTTACTAAGTGTTTGTTTGGGATGGGGTTGCCCGGTGGCGGCAAACGTCAAATCGCATTGTCTAGGAAACCGGCATCAACCTCCTCAGCGGCTTGAGAGAGTTGAGCTTGCAATCCGGCTACAAACGCCGCGCCTCCTTCCGGCATGCCGACGGCGCAGCAATAGTCCTGCAATCGCGGCAAGCAATCCGCCCAGGGCAGGAGTTGGGAACGATAATCGTCAAAGCTTTCGGCACCCACGACGTAGAGATCGCCCGACTACAAGGCAGCCGCCAAGTGGATAAAAAAGCAGACCTCGAAAGCCCGCCGATCGATAAGGTCACGGCCGGAGCAGCGTTTGATAACAAAGTTCTGCCAGCGTTGGGACGCAAAGTCAAAGTTGACCTCGTCTTTCAATTCAGTGCGCCGCACGTTGCGATGAGCTATCACTATTTCCAGAGCGTCCAGCAGGCTGACGTCCTGCGTCGCCGAACGGATATCAATCATCTCGAGCACGTTAAACAGCAGACCACGGGTCCTGGCATGGATTGGCCAGAGGAGCGGCAGGTCATTGTTTTGGTGCACGGCTGAGAGCCGTCTCGCACTGCTCCACCAAAGTTTCGATCCCGCCTATTTGTGCAAATACCGTGCGGATCCGGTGTCCGACTATTGCATCGGGCTCCTCGATGCAGCTCGCTTGGAGAGCTCTCACCAGTACTGCGATCAGCCTCTCTTCCAAATCGCGCTGGCTTTCCTGAAGCTCCTTCAACTTCCTCCTTGCCGCAGCCTGCTTCCCCCGCACCTTTTGCAGCAACGGTTCCGTCAACTCGTCGCGACACTTTGCGCGAGCCTGTCGGATCAGATTGAGCAACTGGGTGTAGCGCTTACCAAGCTAGCTCACATCCAGAAGATCATTGACTTCCATCACAGCTTCATACATCTGCATGCGCACATGACCAGCCAGCCTATCCAAGGTGCGGAACGGGGGCAAATCGATACCGACGGCACCAAGAGCCTCGTTTGGAAATGCGACCGTTTTGCTCGCTCAACCCGCCACCTTCTGAATGCCCTGGAGGAATTCGATCATTTTGGTGTGCGCTTCATCAGCGTCTAGGATCAAATCGACACAGCAAGCCCCATGAGCCCTGCCATGCTCACAATCAACGGGGCAATGGCAGAACTTGAACCTTCGCTTATCAGCGAGCGCGTGACTGCCGGAATGCGCGTCTGCAAGTCCCGGGGCATCAGCTCGGTCACCCACCCGTCTCACCCCATATTCTCACAGAAATCGAACGTCTTGGCGCAAAAACAGCCCACAGCGTCCATCAAATCGAAGGGAAAATTAAGGAAAAAGCAAGCAGAGGCATCATCGGTAATGACAATTAAATTGGTCCGTTCACTGGCAC
This region of Pseudovibrio sp. Tun.PSC04-5.I4 genomic DNA includes:
- a CDS encoding SDR family oxidoreductase, with amino-acid sequence MTKPLIVVTGASSGIGAAIAKSFSDAGHPLLLVARRVEQMEALGLPNALCRGVDVTHRDQLVAAVKEAEEKFGPADAIVNNAGCMLLGELATQDPSEWDRMIDLNIKGVLNGIHSVLPGMKARRGGSIINVSSIAGRKTFPAHAAYCGTKFAVHAISENLREEVAADGVRVMTIAPGAVETELLSHTTSQDIKDGYDQWKKEMGGVLNPQDVANAVMFVYQQPQNVNIREVLLAATGQPA
- the istA gene encoding IS21 family transposase; its protein translation is MVNLGKIVMIHNLKQQGLSVSAIARKAGLDRKTVSKYLHQGLEAPVYGPRQRDGRVLEEYKGYLLERLERFPGLSARRLLRELKTLGFKGGYSTVTEYLRLIRPAPPHAFERRFETAPGQQAQVDFAEFQVEFTSEPDVVRKVFLFSMVLSNSRFLWGRYCANQKLETVLRCHIAAFEVFGGATLEVLYDRMKTAVLGEEPDGTVLFNPALVALLDHYGAQPDACQPYRAKTKGKVERPFRYIRQDFFLGRTFRDLDDLNAQFTRWCKEIANARVHATTNRVVGEVFGEEQPALIPLPAHPYDAVLLVERRVTRDGMVSVGGNLYSVPDTVKKRMVEVQHHPQEVRIYENGQLIATHPVMEGKNQRRVDPCHRKAPPRATQRRRLAAEPTKHSGVNQRPLEFYEAVGQRLASTGGKP
- a CDS encoding outer membrane beta-barrel protein, with product MLKYIIFVCTLLAPTTSFADDGTGNGNWDGFQLGISGGIGIMSGSDDIGNEQSLSSGIAGVFAGYSHSFNRVVVGLEADVNLSNFTSSTNASRSKAQWNAIGTARIGYDVGGILPYLSIGIGLLAMK
- a CDS encoding serine hydrolase, whose product is MLKKIGYGVLAVVVLLAAGAFYFRQDIAEIRAVMAYADAFKPENIDQKFRSLYKEYASVSVKPESPVYELPRKFRADPMPASFAYKGNMASTSDFILDSHTTGLAIMQNGRLIHEYYDRGNTAETHAIQMSVSKSMASILVGVALDEGLIESVDDQVVKYVPELKGTAYDGVRLKDVLEMSSGVRWNEDYADLKSDIVQSVVAILLGSQDKFTKDVPREFEPGTYNRYSSIDTHVVGWVLRGATGKPYEEWFREKLWSKIGPEAPAEIMVDQEDQPVVFGGVNIRLRDMLRVGMVLARGGMNHKGERIVSQEWIKTSVTPDDPRLMPGFNNPQSESPLGYKYQWWLPLESDQGDFVAIGIHGQFIYVNPARNVVIAKTSTFPDYQGNKEMIKLKSIALFQAIARHLSDVPNS
- a CDS encoding AraC family transcriptional regulator — protein: MRADQNKAAYEKRIQRVFRYIFNNLDGDLSLDTLADVACMSRFHWHRVFQSMTGEPLAAAIRRIRLSRASVDLLQTNDAIAEISVRYGYPTAQSFTRAFKAEYGLAPGGFRDNGNAPIVFAPKDEGVFSMHQIHIKEMPEQTMLALANKGPYHDLGMTFGNLVAMLVSRGLIGQAGPFAGIYYDDPGIVPAEELRSHAGAIFQTLPETHDGFETLRIPAGRFAVLRHKGPYAGLKVAYMYLFGEWLPSSGEEAANTPCYDIFHNSPTNTAPEDLIVDVCLQLA
- a CDS encoding LysR family transcriptional regulator; this translates as MNNIYWNGLRSFLAVAEHGSFTLASDETGLSKASLSQQVSQLEAHLDVQLLYRTTRKLRLTEIGERYYEMCKTGVKQIQDASDLASQATDSLTGSIKMNAVGGMIGEDLIAPLVIQYQKENPGIEVKLDFSSIRVDLLESDYDLVLRMGDLEDSTLIARKLHTITTRYVASPSFVKAHPKIKHPSDLKKLAFISGSVQDWIFVRADEEVVVQADSGFQISNGRVMCRAACAGLGIARLSDVYTDSAIKHGDLTEVLAGWNQTTPLWLVSPPTRHQLHRVRELMNFLASNFGRLYQEILR
- the gshA gene encoding glutamate--cysteine ligase — encoded protein: MTKLSKATLELLTDSDACKGLAELRVGIEKEALRVGADNYISLRDHPKALGKTLTHKFITTDFSEAQLEFITPPLHSVKESLDFLKELHAFTARNAAAGEYMWNASMPPEIAGDESIRIAEYGSSNAAQIKTLYRKGLAHRYGKRMQTISGIHYNFSLADNMWQVFHKQCTAGVSLQDFRSAGYLGLIRNLQRHGWLILYLFGASPAVDQSYMSGAHPTLSMLGEDTYFGEYATSLRMSDLGYTSVVQSELDIHYNSICDYLEGLRTALATSERQYEQIGVFEEGDYKQINTHQLQLENELYGSARPKRNTREGERPIAALCRRGVEYIELRSLDINPLNPIGICEQQAYFLNTYLTHMALAPSPCISSDEQQALNEQQRLVAWQGRLPNLVLPTYGPEGKELKQVGLEILEDMRATATIMDGVYGCTGHTDALNAQAAKFEDTSLTPSAKVLEGVKKSGSFTGFISELSRNQTDHLIATPLSADRVKFLEAMVSQSNAAYEQVESLQGSHSFDHFLDTQNTEVLPPECRDDQ
- the istB gene encoding IS21-like element helper ATPase IstB, with protein sequence MSSLSKRIQSSLVGLKMPRALEVLDHTLSQLEQGELTALEALDSLLNEEYSTREGRRIGVALTTARLTPIKTLESFDFTFQPSLDRDRIMALAELEFITRNEVVHFLGPPGTGKSHLATALGVAAVKAGKRVYRIALAHLIEALAKAEKEGRLTEKLRFFARTSLLIVDEIGYLPITNGGANLFFQLVNAKYEKGSMILTSNRGFAEWGEIFGDRVIATALLDRLLHHAVVIQIEGASYRLRSHADLMPEHVRANASIAPPPPPKRRGRPPKKES